From Deltaproteobacteria bacterium:
ATGGACGGCAGGGTCGGCGCCATAAGGGACACGCTCGACGAGGGCGGCTTCTCGAACGTCCCCATAATGGCTTATTCGGCAAAGTACGCGAGCGCCTTTTACGGCCCTTTCAGGGACGCGGCCGAATCCACCCCGCAGTTCGGGGATAGGCGTAGCTACCAGATGGACCCCGGCAACACGGACGAGGCCCTGAGGGAGACGGCGCTCGATATCGAGGAAGGGGCGGACATAGTGATGGTGAAGCCCGCTCTCCCGTACCTCGACATTATAAGGAGAATAAAGGACGAGTTCGGGTATCCCGTAGCGGCCTATAACGTAAGCGGCGAATACTCCATGATAAAGGCCGCTGCCGCAAAGGGCTGGCTTGACGGGGACAGGGCCATGATGGAGTCCCTGGCATCCATAAAGCGTGCCGGGGCCGACCTCATACTCACATACTTCGCCCGGGATGCCGCAAGGCTCCTCGGCAAGTAAACCAATAGCCCGGAAAAGGAGAGACCATATGCACGGCAGCATGCCAAAAGGCCATCCCCACGAGGTGCCCGGTATGAAAGGAGGGCACGGCCATCCTGGAGGACATCCGGGCGGCCACGGCGGGGGTCCAGATAAAAGCGGCGGAAGGAAATGGCTACCCAAGCTCATCGCATGGGAGCTTACGAGATCCTGCAACCTCGACTGCATACATTGCAGGGCGGCGGCCAGGTTCGGCCCCTACCCCAACGAGCTCACTACCGAGGAGTGTTTCAAATTCCTCGACGACGTCGCCTCGTTCTCGAATCCCATAATGATAATGACCGGCGGCGAGCCCATGCTCCGGGACGACATCTGGGACATAGCCAAATACGGCACCAAGCTCGGCCTAAGGATGGTCATGGCGCCCTGCGGCTTCCTCGTGACCGAGGAGACCGCGAGGAAAATGATAGAGTCCGGCATACAGCGCGTTAGCTTCTCGATAGACGGCGCTACGGCCGAGAGTCACGATAATTTCAGGCGCGTGCCCGGAGCTTTCGCGAGCGTCATGACCGCCATAGAAAGTGTCAAAAAGGTCGGGCTCCCGTTCCAGGTCAATACGACCATAACCAAACACAATCTCGCGGAGCTCCCGAAAATACTCGAGCTCGTCATATCGCTCGGTGCGGTCGCTCACCATCCGTTCCTCCTGGTGCCCACTGGCAGGGGCGCGGAACTAAAAGACCAGGAGATATCCCCTGAGGAGTACGAGAAATCCCTTTCATGGTTCTACGAGATGAGGGATAAGGTGCCGCTCCAGTTCAAGCCCACCTGCGCCCCCCACTACTACAGGATATTCAGGCAGAAGGAGCGCGAAAAGGGCATAACCGTAACTCCCGAGACCCACGGCCTCGACGCCATGAGCAAGGG
This genomic window contains:
- the ahbD gene encoding heme b synthase; protein product: MPKGHPHEVPGMKGGHGHPGGHPGGHGGGPDKSGGRKWLPKLIAWELTRSCNLDCIHCRAAARFGPYPNELTTEECFKFLDDVASFSNPIMIMTGGEPMLRDDIWDIAKYGTKLGLRMVMAPCGFLVTEETARKMIESGIQRVSFSIDGATAESHDNFRRVPGAFASVMTAIESVKKVGLPFQVNTTITKHNLAELPKILELVISLGAVAHHPFLLVPTGRGAELKDQEISPEEYEKSLSWFYEMRDKVPLQFKPTCAPHYYRIFRQKEREKGITVTPETHGLDAMSKGCMGGQSFAFVSNTGKVQICGFLDVECGDIRKEPFHVVWDTSKVFQEMRAWDDYNGRCGYCEFRKVCGGCRARAFAFTGDYMDEEPFCTYQPSDAAKSAHAARHGEKV